One Polyangium spumosum DNA window includes the following coding sequences:
- a CDS encoding DNA methyltransferase: MGRMDLAADRLTLAGKRTSLKRNPTLVSALESIAAELRLDAKRPPKSAGIDSWYPYYAGFSTKFAFDVLRAAPLKPGARVLDPWNGSGTTTYAASRIGLNSIGFDINPVANLVAQAKVVHPDDATKGTDIAYRIATEAKLCAYEPRGDDPLAPWLAPRAVASYRILERLILSKLASTSGGRVVRSTAVTLPPRASFMLLALMRAARAIASLKTTTNPTWIRPGINADGDTRLAEGWIAMVERMCADIRSSDPPLSRTRTGLRDARNLKLGDSSVDFVLTSPPYCTRIDYVVNTSFELAALSIAVTDTRFHSLRMRTMGSPIVPKGPPEPVPATWPLGVRKVLELVKSHPSRDSRSYYYKTYRTYFAHCMKALCELQRVLKPGGAAVLVVQSSYYKDVCIDLPELYVEIGRGLGLYGRVLSEVRLTRYLAQINSKSARYGEKDGYREAVVILGK; this comes from the coding sequence ATGGGGCGCATGGATCTTGCGGCAGACAGACTCACTTTGGCGGGAAAGCGAACCAGCCTGAAGAGGAACCCAACGCTCGTCTCTGCTCTTGAAAGCATCGCGGCTGAACTGCGTCTAGACGCTAAGCGACCTCCCAAAAGCGCGGGTATAGACAGTTGGTACCCCTACTACGCTGGCTTCTCGACAAAGTTTGCGTTCGATGTATTAAGAGCTGCGCCACTCAAGCCCGGGGCGCGAGTGTTAGACCCTTGGAACGGTAGCGGCACAACGACCTACGCCGCGAGCCGAATCGGGCTCAATAGCATCGGGTTCGACATCAACCCCGTTGCGAATCTCGTCGCACAGGCAAAAGTGGTTCACCCCGACGATGCAACAAAAGGCACAGACATAGCCTATCGCATCGCAACTGAGGCCAAGTTATGCGCTTATGAGCCGCGTGGAGATGACCCACTTGCCCCATGGCTCGCTCCGCGGGCGGTTGCGTCCTACCGCATCCTGGAGCGGCTGATTCTATCCAAGTTGGCGAGTACAAGCGGCGGGCGCGTTGTTCGCTCGACCGCCGTGACGCTCCCGCCTCGTGCGTCCTTCATGTTACTTGCCCTAATGCGAGCTGCACGAGCAATCGCTTCCCTGAAGACGACAACAAACCCGACTTGGATTCGTCCCGGTATCAATGCAGATGGGGATACGAGATTGGCAGAGGGATGGATCGCCATGGTCGAGCGAATGTGTGCTGATATCCGCTCCTCCGACCCTCCGTTGAGCCGAACTAGGACAGGCCTCCGAGATGCGCGCAACCTCAAACTCGGGGACTCATCGGTAGACTTTGTTCTTACCTCTCCGCCCTATTGCACACGCATTGACTACGTGGTCAATACCTCGTTCGAACTCGCGGCTCTTAGCATAGCGGTAACCGACACACGCTTCCATTCGTTACGCATGCGCACGATGGGTAGTCCCATAGTTCCCAAGGGGCCGCCTGAGCCAGTTCCTGCAACTTGGCCCTTAGGAGTGCGGAAAGTGTTGGAACTGGTCAAGTCGCATCCTAGCCGAGACTCGCGTTCGTATTACTACAAAACATACCGCACCTACTTTGCCCACTGCATGAAGGCGCTATGCGAACTACAGCGTGTACTAAAGCCGGGCGGGGCCGCAGTGCTGGTCGTGCAAAGCTCATATTACAAGGATGTGTGCATAGACTTGCCGGAATTATATGTTGAGATCGGTCGCGGTTTGGGGCTCTATGGCCGCGTCCTGAGCGAGGTACGACTAACGAGGTACCTGGCGCAGATAAACTCAAAGTCTGCAAGGTACGGGGAGAAGGATGGGTATCGGGAAGCTGTGGTAATACTAGGAAAGTAG
- a CDS encoding MAE_28990/MAE_18760 family HEPN-like nuclease, giving the protein MATALRNFIEELDLAIERRREAVTMVIRTVQEVEHTIYLSTCTSMAIPMLYAQWEGCVKECFEMYIEHVSKCGAKQADMHPHMLAFAWSGQFQRLSGKGGVEGRVSFVRRILDGLSNHIIMRSDEKRINTKSNLNFDVFAELCTLLCLRCEHLTDRKRALDALVNRRNSIAHGGRSSPHTVDDVMRDAELVRELMDRVGDLVREAAEHRAYLATSLVCSEEAISQLLS; this is encoded by the coding sequence TTGGCCACTGCGCTCCGGAACTTCATCGAGGAACTGGACCTCGCGATCGAGAGGCGTCGTGAGGCCGTGACCATGGTGATCCGCACGGTACAGGAGGTGGAGCACACTATCTACCTGTCGACGTGCACAAGTATGGCTATACCGATGCTGTACGCACAATGGGAAGGTTGTGTCAAAGAGTGCTTCGAGATGTACATTGAGCACGTGTCTAAATGTGGGGCCAAGCAGGCGGACATGCATCCCCACATGCTCGCATTCGCCTGGTCTGGGCAGTTCCAGAGGCTGAGCGGTAAGGGTGGCGTGGAGGGGCGCGTTTCGTTCGTTCGACGCATCCTGGACGGTCTGAGTAACCACATCATTATGCGGAGCGATGAGAAGCGCATAAACACGAAGTCGAATCTCAATTTCGATGTGTTTGCTGAACTGTGCACTCTTCTCTGCCTCAGATGTGAGCACCTGACCGACAGGAAGCGCGCATTAGACGCACTCGTGAACCGACGCAATTCAATTGCTCACGGTGGTAGATCTTCGCCACACACCGTTGACGATGTGATGAGGGATGCGGAGCTGGTGCGCGAGCTCATGGATCGTGTTGGAGACCTAGTTCGCGAAGCGGCTGAGCATCGCGCGTACCTCGCAACCAGCCTGGTGTGCAGCGAAGAGGCGATCAGTCAGCTACTTTCCTAG